The window AACAACAGAAGCCCAGGAGAGGGCCTAGCTCACCCTGTGAACGTGTAGACTTCCAGGGCAAACTTCTGGAGCAGGGGGGTTTTGGTGGAGTTGGACAGGATCAAGACGACGTTCATGTGCCCTGGCCTCAGGCGCACCAGGTTACTGGTGTAGTTGATGTCTGTTAGCTCAGTCACCTCAACAAAGCCCTTTTTGGGAATCCTGctgcaacaaaaaaacaagtgaaaggGGTGCAAGGGACTGGGAGCAACTGCGGATGGAGAAACTGTGAGCCCGTTATGTCAATCCATCCCTGGGCCCTGCAGCAAAAGCCAGTGTAACTGGTGCAATGGCTTGGTGTGCACCTCCCTCAACGAGTGGGTCTGACCTTTACCTATCCCCTGAGGATGCTCTCTTGGGCAAATTCAGTGGGAATTGTTTAATAAACAGCTAAGTGTCCCCCTGTCCTTGCTGGCTGCACACTGTTCCTTGCTGTGcctgcactgccctgcacaACAACTGCACTAAGAGCAACTTCAGCACTTCTCTGCTCCTCACTAACCCTCCCTGCACATGTGCTGCCTGAGCAAtgcttctgcagaaaacattcTGGAGAAGTTAGAGAGGGAACCTGTTACTCTCTTTGCTGAAGCTCGCGTCGTTCTTCTCTGTCTTTGCGGCCGTTTCTTCTTTCCCCGAGGGTGGAGCGTCCCTTGAGTCACTGGAATCACTGCAGAGGAagggggttttgtgtgtttaaagCCTTGGAGTTGGACTgaggagctgtccctgaggGCATTTTGGTGTGCACTCACCTGAAAGCCTGAACAATGACGGTGCCAAAGAGAATGAAGAGCGCGGAGAAGAGCAAGGACAGGAGTGGCATCATTTCTCGCCTGAGGGGAAGATGTGCAAGCAGCAGTCAGGTCTGAGTTCACATTTTCTGCCTCAATTTCAGTTCCTGCCTACATCAGGTAACACTGTGTGCTTTCCCCAGAAACTCAGCTTGTTTCTTGGGTCTTAAAGACCATTGTGTTTTTGAGTGCTGTCCTACTCCCACCCAAAAGGAGGCTAAAATTggatctgttttaaaataaggtGAGAGGGAAGCACTGAACACCAACAATGGGTGCCCAGTCCATACCAGTTACTGTGAAACAAACTGTCCCAGCAGTCTGAGATGTAGTCCAGAGTGGAGTAGAACCATCGGATGAGGAACATCTGTTCGAAAAGAATGAAAAGcgaaaaaataaattataaaactgCTATAAAGAGCTCCAATGGGTTCAAAGCATGCCATGAGCTTCCTTCTGTATGCAAGAAATCTTCTAAGAGTTTTGccttgttattttaaaatataaacaatgcCTCTGAACAGCCATAGTGGGACTGTCCACAGAGGTAAGAGGGATGTCAGGCATCTGGAAAGGCTGTGCACTTACAGGAGCGAGCTCGTCATTCAGGTCTGCCACGACAGTCTCTGATGACAGAAGGCCAGGATCTGTCCTCAGCTGGTCCAGGAGATCCAGGAGGATGAAGTTGTCCTCTTTGCTGCCTTGCCAGGCGTCCTCCAAGGCTTTATAGGCAATCTTCCCTGCGTTATTGCGCCTCTCCAGAATGACCACCTGGATGAGCCAAGAGCACGGCAGATGTCAGACAGCAAGgggcttttgttttcttctagaCAGATGATTCATCTCAAACCACTGCCCAGAATCAGCTGTCAGACGTAGGTACAGCATCAATTAAATGACAGGCTAAGAGAagaagggattaaaaaaataaaaggaaacccTCACAGCTGATTTTCCGTGGTACTTCTCCTCATCCATCAGCAAGGCGTCTGCAAATTCCGGCTGCCGATCGCTGTAGATGTGCACAAACTTCAGTGTGTCTTTTGTGTTGGCCACAGCAAAAGTCAAAAAGGCCTCATAAGCCTCAGCAAACTTCTCTCCTTCCCCGGTAAGCAAGACCACGCAGTGCCTGGGTGACACAACGAGATGTGGGATTAAGAGCCAGTCTGGAGGTGAGAGGGAATGACCAACCCCTGTCCTCTTGCCAGAACAATCCTGATGAGCCAGAAACCTCTCTGACAGTGTGGATATTGAGCATGATCCAATGCAGTCATTGCTCTTTTCCCTCAGAATCAAACCAAAAGGGACTCtaggagcagccccagagccttGGGAAACAAAACGGGGACGCATCACTTACTTCCGCTGACGGTGACTCTTCTtcacaggacacagctcctggaaCAGCCTCTGGCTGGTCAGTCTGGCCACCATGAGGAACTTATTCTGGGAAAGGAAGTCATCAATGAGCTGCTTCTTCATCTCTCGTGCCTGGCAAGGACCAAGAAAGCAGAAGTCAGAGatgagcaggaagaggaggggaaagatGTTGGATGTTCCTGGAGAAGGCTGCCAGCCTTTGTGGTCCTCCCAAGATGTTCTGAGGCCCCAAGACTGAGAAGTTACATGtgtccctcctccccagcaggcTGGGGTGACCCAAACTTCCCCTGTGCTAAcactccctctcctcctccaaaGCTTGAGTTTAAGCTGAGCTCAAAGCTCTTCCTCCAAACTGCACCACTGACCACTCCCTCACTGCCAGCTCGGCCAGAAACCTCCTCTCCCGTTTTCCCAAAGCTCTCAGAGAGGGCTTGGAGTGATACCTGCACAACATCAGCGGGCCTGTCGATGTGCTCCTTGAAGATCATCATGGTGGGAGTGTAGACATTGATGTTGTACTGGCTGGACAACTCCTCAGTGCCCCGGAGTCCGACGTACACGTACCCAAAGGACAGGTAATCCCGGTAGGCAAAGGCCGTCAGCTGGGTGGGAGGAAATCCCCAGCACGTGGTTATGTTACACAGTAAGCACTTTCTCCCCCAGGTGATTGTGGTGGCTTTGCTCCAAGAACACATCTTGCTGTTTGAATGCCATCAGAGGTGCTGTGAGAAGAACAAGCCCTTCCTCTCCCTCACTGAAGCAAATTTTGTGTCCTCTTAGTCATTGTGGCAGGAGCCTCCATGGATCCACAGCTTTATTTACAGCCTGGAGTGTTGTAGGGTAGCAGGGGCTTCTTAGGAAATGGGGTTTTCAGCAACTCCAATTAGATGTGCCACAAACATCTCTCATTCCCAACAAAAGCTGTGCCCCTGTGTCGCTGCTACCTCTAAACACACCTGCACCTTACCATGAAGGGTAAGTGTGGCAGGACAAAGAAACAGACTCCTAACAAAGCTGCTCACCTGGCCACGGCATTTACAACCTGCACAAATCACCTTGCTCTCCCTGAACCAGTCAGTGGTGTCTGGAGGCATcagtccagctctgctcacagcagtgGTGTGTTTTAATTAGGAACATTTACAATGATATGAGAGAAATGACATTACCTTGTATAACAAGGGCACAACTGGCATGTGATCAAACAGCAGCACGTGGGGCTTGTTGTCTTTCCTCCAGTCGGACAGAAAGCGGATGTAGTTTTTATCTGTAATctttagacagaaaaaaaagaactttagTTTAACCTCTGAGCCTGAAAGAGctgtccagctgctgcaggaagcagacTGTGGGATGGTCTGTCAGGAAGATATATTCCTGATTAATGAGTGAATTAAAACCATCACTCTTGACCTTCCTCAGCCCTCTTAGTTACTGCAGCCTCTGTTGATGCCACTCCAAGTCAATGCCAACAGCAGTGTTATTCTCCTGTTTGTTGGGACCATAttctttaattataaaatgGGTTAAAAGGCACCTGAGAGCTCCATGAAACCTGCTCTGTTTCAGGTGTGATGCCTCTCAGAATGGACTTAAATGGCTGCAGTTACTGTAGAAGGGGAGATGATCCCTCTTTTTGGGGGAAGAATAACTCCAGTACCCAGAAGCTGAGTCAAGAGCCTGTTGGGGAAGGTGACCCTTGGTAAAGATCCCAAGGGAAAATGAGGTGAGGTGAACAAGGCCACAGGCAGAGGCCAGGCAGGTGAGAGTGCCACATGCAGGGGCAGTGGGATTTTTAGGACTCTGTCAAAAATCACCAGAAGGCTGAAATACAGGAATATTTTATCAGTTAGGAGGTTTTACTTATGACTTTGAAAGGGCTCATGCTGCCAGCTTGTTTCAAAGCTCTGAAGGAAAACTGGGACCCTGTGTCAGTGAGTTTTAGTGATGTGACCTCTGAGGTAGTGAGTGGTCCATAATTTGCTGGATGAAATGCcaggagaaagcaggagagaagtGAAATCCAGCAGGTTCCTGTCCTAGGGGTAGCTTGAGTAGAGCCCTGGCAGCCGTGGGGTGTcacagctggggtcagctgccACTAGAATCACTGGTGGGACCATGTAGTGGTCACAGGATCTTTTCAAGGACAAGTGTTACAGAGCTGCGGGGTGGGAACGCTTCTGACAGCTTCAGGG is drawn from Parus major isolate Abel chromosome 21, Parus_major1.1, whole genome shotgun sequence and contains these coding sequences:
- the DNAJC16 gene encoding dnaJ homolog subfamily C member 16: MEPGRAACLLLLLLLPPLGAAAPGEFDPYRVLGVGRSSSQADIKKAYKRLAREWHPDKNKDPGAEDKFIQISKAYEILSNEEKRANFDRYGDAGESQGFSQQQHRQFHRFHDGFYFDESFFHFPFNSERRDTSDEKYLLHFSHYVNEIVPDSFKKPYLIKITSDWCFSCIHIEPVWKEVAQELEALGAGIGVVHAGYERRLAHHLGAHSTPTLLGLINGKITFFHNAVVRENLRQFVENLLPGNLVEKITDKNYIRFLSDWRKDNKPHVLLFDHMPVVPLLYKLTAFAYRDYLSFGYVYVGLRGTEELSSQYNINVYTPTMMIFKEHIDRPADVVQAREMKKQLIDDFLSQNKFLMVARLTSQRLFQELCPVKKSHRQRKHCVVLLTGEGEKFAEAYEAFLTFAVANTKDTLKFVHIYSDRQPEFADALLMDEEKYHGKSAVVILERRNNAGKIAYKALEDAWQGSKEDNFILLDLLDQLRTDPGLLSSETVVADLNDELAPMFLIRWFYSTLDYISDCWDSLFHSNWREMMPLLSLLFSALFILFGTVIVQAFSDSSDSRDAPPSGKEETAAKTEKNDASFSKESNSRIPKKGFVEVTELTDINYTSNLVRLRPGHMNVVLILSNSTKTPLLQKFALEVYTFTGSSSLHFSFLSLDKHREWLEYLLEFAQDAAPIPNQYDKHFLERDYTGYVLALNGHKKYFCLFKPHRSGDEGGTLGACEDYDALQHAEARGKSSCSPGSRSIKNKLHKLSFWMERLLEGSLQRFYIPSWPALD